CGGCTCGGCCGCCGAGATCGCCGCGCTGGCGCGCACCAGCGACGCCACCGTGGTCCGCGCCGTGCGGGCGCTGGGCTTCGACGGCCTCGCCGGGCTGCGCCAGGCCATGCTCGCCGAGATCACCGGCGCGCCGACGCCGGCAGGCCGGCTCGCCCATACGCTGGAGGAAGCGGGCGGGGACAGCGCGCAGGCGCTGCGCCAGGTGGTGGCGCACCATGAAGCCTCGCTCGCGACCCTGCGGGATCCGGGCTTCGAGGCCGGCTTCACCGGGGCGATCGACATCCTGTTCGCGGCCCGGCGCCGCCACATCTTCGGCATCGGCCCGTCCGGGGCGATGGCCGACTATGCCGCCCTGCAGTTCAGCCGCATCGGCTGTCCGTCGAGCGCCCTTTCGGTCTCGGGCGTGGCGCTCGCCGACCGGCTGCTGGCGGTCGAGGCCGGCGACGTCGTGCTGGCCATCGCCTATGCGCCGCTCTACCGCGAGGTCGAGGCCGTGCTCGAACGGGCATCGGGGCTCGGTGTTCCCGTGGTGCTGGTCAGCGACAGCCTCGGCCCCATCCTGGCCGGGCGGGTGGCCCAGGTCCTGCCGGTGCCGCGCGGCCGGGCCGACCATCTCGCCCTGCACGGCGCCACCCTGGTGCTGATCGAGGCGATGATCGTCGGCCTCGCCGCCCGCGACCGCGACCGGGCCCTCGCCAGCCTCACCGTGCTCGGCGCCTGCCGCGGCGCCGTCGACAAGGCCTGGGCGA
This region of Labrys wisconsinensis genomic DNA includes:
- a CDS encoding MurR/RpiR family transcriptional regulator; the encoded protein is MIESQHDAPQAGFAGRIAAAAHRLSPAERRVAHCLAERRDAVLLGSAAEIAALARTSDATVVRAVRALGFDGLAGLRQAMLAEITGAPTPAGRLAHTLEEAGGDSAQALRQVVAHHEASLATLRDPGFEAGFTGAIDILFAARRRHIFGIGPSGAMADYAALQFSRIGCPSSALSVSGVALADRLLAVEAGDVVLAIAYAPLYREVEAVLERASGLGVPVVLVSDSLGPILAGRVAQVLPVPRGRADHLALHGATLVLIEAMIVGLAARDRDRALASLTVLGACRGAVDKAWAKRGARSRPPVPLSRKPR